In Sebastes fasciatus isolate fSebFas1 chromosome 15, fSebFas1.pri, whole genome shotgun sequence, a genomic segment contains:
- the dkc1 gene encoding H/ACA ribonucleoprotein complex subunit DKC1 isoform X2, with the protein MAETEAASVKKKKKVKKVSEEEVGEIQQSGDFFIQPESKVASLDTSQWPLLLKNFDKLNIRTAHYTPLPHGSNPLRRSIQDYVRSGFINLDKPANPSSHEVVAWIRRILRVEKTGHSGTLDPKVTGCLIVCVDRATRMVKSQQSAGKEYVGIVRLHNAIESEHTLARALETLTGALFQRPPLIAAVKRQLRVRTVYESKLIEYDPERRLGIFWVSCEAGTYIRTLCVHLGLMLGVGGQMQELRRVRSGVLGEKDHMVTMHDVMDAQWQFDHNKDETYLRRVVFPLEKLLVSHRRLVMKDSAVNAICYGAKIMLPGVLRYEDGIEMNQDIVVITTKGEAICTGVALMTTAVISTCDHGVVAKIKRVIMERDTYPRKWGLGPKASQKKMMIQKGLLDKHGKPNGSTPSDWRSGVSKATVESCDTPAKRKRDATESDGEATTTPNTPTAEDGKKEKKKKKKEKRVKLEEAGLDETGAEPDEPGAEPETEVVDSAKKKKKKKKVKDGEASE; encoded by the exons ATGGCGGAGACAGAAG cagcgtcggtgaagaagaagaagaaggtgaagAAAGTCAGTGAAGAAGAAGTCGGG GAGATCCAGCAGAGCGGAGACTTCTTCATCCAGCCGGAGTCTAAAGTCGCTTCTCTGGACACGTCCCAGTGGCCTCTGCTACTGAAG AATTTTGATAAACTGAACATCCGGACGGCTCATTACACTCCTCTACCTCACGGCAGCAACCCGCTGAGGAGGAGCATCCAGGACTATGTCAG GTCGGGTTTCATCAACCTGGACAAGCCGGCGAACCCGTCGTCTCACGAGGTGGTGGCGTGGATCCGGAGGATCCTGCGCGTGGAGAAGACAGGTCACAGCGGGACGCTCGACCCGAAGGTCACCGGCTGTCTGATCGTGTGCGTGGATCGAGCCACGCGGATGGTCAAGTCCCAGCAGAGCGCCG gtaaAGAGTATGTGGGGATCGTTAGGCTTCACAACGCCATCGAGAGCGAGCACACGCTGGCCCGG GCGTTGGAGACGCTGACCGGCGCTCTGTTCCAGCGGCCGCCGCTCATCGCCGCTGTCAAACGACAACTGAGGGTCCGAACGGTCTACGAGAGCAAACTGATAGAATACGACCCTGAGAGGAGGCTAG GGATCTTCTGGGTGAGCTGCGAGGCGGGAACCTACATCCGGACTCTGTGCGTCCACCTGGGCCTGATGCTCGGGGTCGGAGGTCAGATGCAGGAGCTGAGGAGAGTCCGGTCCGGCGTGCTGGGAGAGAAG gaccACATGGTGACGATGCACGACGTGATGGACGCTCAGTGGCAGTTTGACCACAACAAAGACGAGACGTACCTGAGGAGGGTCGTCTTCCCGCTGGAGAAGCTGCTGGTGTCCCACAGACGGCTGGTGATGAAGGACAGCGCT GTGAACGCCATCTGTTACGGGGCGAAGATCATGCTGCCGGGTGTCCTCCGCTACGAAGACGGCATCGAGATGAACCAGGACATCGTCGTCATAACGACGAAGGGCGAGGCCATCTGCACAG GTGTCGCTCTGATGACGACCGCCGTCATCTCCACGTGTGATCACGGCGTGGTGGCGAAGATCAAGAGGGTGATCATGGAGAGAGACACGTATCCTCGGAAGTGGGGTCTGGGACCGAAG GCCAGtcagaagaagatgatgattCAGAAAGGACTCCTGGACAAACACGGCAAGCCCAACGGCAGCACGCCGAGCGACTGGAGGAGCGG CGTCTCCAAGGCGACCGTGGAGTCATGTGACACTCCAGCGAAG AGGAAGCGGGATGCGACGGAGAGCGACGGCGAAGCGACGACGACGCCCAACACTCCGACGGCAGAGGAcgggaagaaagagaagaagaagaagaagaaagagaagagggtGAAACTGGAGGAGGCGGGGCTCGATGAGACGGGGGCGGAGCCTGATGAGCCGGGGGCGGAGCCTGAGACGGAG gttGTCGATAGcgccaaaaagaaaaagaagaagaagaaggtgaaaGACGGCGAGGCGTCGGAGTGA
- the dkc1 gene encoding H/ACA ribonucleoprotein complex subunit DKC1 isoform X1, with protein MAETEAASVKKKKKVKKVSEEEVGEIQQSGDFFIQPESKVASLDTSQWPLLLKNFDKLNIRTAHYTPLPHGSNPLRRSIQDYVRSGFINLDKPANPSSHEVVAWIRRILRVEKTGHSGTLDPKVTGCLIVCVDRATRMVKSQQSAGKEYVGIVRLHNAIESEHTLARALETLTGALFQRPPLIAAVKRQLRVRTVYESKLIEYDPERRLGIFWVSCEAGTYIRTLCVHLGLMLGVGGQMQELRRVRSGVLGEKDHMVTMHDVMDAQWQFDHNKDETYLRRVVFPLEKLLVSHRRLVMKDSAVNAICYGAKIMLPGVLRYEDGIEMNQDIVVITTKGEAICTGVALMTTAVISTCDHGVVAKIKRVIMERDTYPRKWGLGPKASQKKMMIQKGLLDKHGKPNGSTPSDWRSGYVDYSVSKATVESCDTPAKRKRDATESDGEATTTPNTPTAEDGKKEKKKKKKEKRVKLEEAGLDETGAEPDEPGAEPETEVVDSAKKKKKKKKVKDGEASE; from the exons ATGGCGGAGACAGAAG cagcgtcggtgaagaagaagaagaaggtgaagAAAGTCAGTGAAGAAGAAGTCGGG GAGATCCAGCAGAGCGGAGACTTCTTCATCCAGCCGGAGTCTAAAGTCGCTTCTCTGGACACGTCCCAGTGGCCTCTGCTACTGAAG AATTTTGATAAACTGAACATCCGGACGGCTCATTACACTCCTCTACCTCACGGCAGCAACCCGCTGAGGAGGAGCATCCAGGACTATGTCAG GTCGGGTTTCATCAACCTGGACAAGCCGGCGAACCCGTCGTCTCACGAGGTGGTGGCGTGGATCCGGAGGATCCTGCGCGTGGAGAAGACAGGTCACAGCGGGACGCTCGACCCGAAGGTCACCGGCTGTCTGATCGTGTGCGTGGATCGAGCCACGCGGATGGTCAAGTCCCAGCAGAGCGCCG gtaaAGAGTATGTGGGGATCGTTAGGCTTCACAACGCCATCGAGAGCGAGCACACGCTGGCCCGG GCGTTGGAGACGCTGACCGGCGCTCTGTTCCAGCGGCCGCCGCTCATCGCCGCTGTCAAACGACAACTGAGGGTCCGAACGGTCTACGAGAGCAAACTGATAGAATACGACCCTGAGAGGAGGCTAG GGATCTTCTGGGTGAGCTGCGAGGCGGGAACCTACATCCGGACTCTGTGCGTCCACCTGGGCCTGATGCTCGGGGTCGGAGGTCAGATGCAGGAGCTGAGGAGAGTCCGGTCCGGCGTGCTGGGAGAGAAG gaccACATGGTGACGATGCACGACGTGATGGACGCTCAGTGGCAGTTTGACCACAACAAAGACGAGACGTACCTGAGGAGGGTCGTCTTCCCGCTGGAGAAGCTGCTGGTGTCCCACAGACGGCTGGTGATGAAGGACAGCGCT GTGAACGCCATCTGTTACGGGGCGAAGATCATGCTGCCGGGTGTCCTCCGCTACGAAGACGGCATCGAGATGAACCAGGACATCGTCGTCATAACGACGAAGGGCGAGGCCATCTGCACAG GTGTCGCTCTGATGACGACCGCCGTCATCTCCACGTGTGATCACGGCGTGGTGGCGAAGATCAAGAGGGTGATCATGGAGAGAGACACGTATCCTCGGAAGTGGGGTCTGGGACCGAAG GCCAGtcagaagaagatgatgattCAGAAAGGACTCCTGGACAAACACGGCAAGCCCAACGGCAGCACGCCGAGCGACTGGAGGAGCGGGTACGTGGACTACAG CGTCTCCAAGGCGACCGTGGAGTCATGTGACACTCCAGCGAAG AGGAAGCGGGATGCGACGGAGAGCGACGGCGAAGCGACGACGACGCCCAACACTCCGACGGCAGAGGAcgggaagaaagagaagaagaagaagaagaaagagaagagggtGAAACTGGAGGAGGCGGGGCTCGATGAGACGGGGGCGGAGCCTGATGAGCCGGGGGCGGAGCCTGAGACGGAG gttGTCGATAGcgccaaaaagaaaaagaagaagaagaaggtgaaaGACGGCGAGGCGTCGGAGTGA
- the dkc1 gene encoding H/ACA ribonucleoprotein complex subunit DKC1 isoform X3, whose amino-acid sequence MLTHQDYVRSGFINLDKPANPSSHEVVAWIRRILRVEKTGHSGTLDPKVTGCLIVCVDRATRMVKSQQSAGKEYVGIVRLHNAIESEHTLARALETLTGALFQRPPLIAAVKRQLRVRTVYESKLIEYDPERRLGIFWVSCEAGTYIRTLCVHLGLMLGVGGQMQELRRVRSGVLGEKDHMVTMHDVMDAQWQFDHNKDETYLRRVVFPLEKLLVSHRRLVMKDSAVNAICYGAKIMLPGVLRYEDGIEMNQDIVVITTKGEAICTGVALMTTAVISTCDHGVVAKIKRVIMERDTYPRKWGLGPKASQKKMMIQKGLLDKHGKPNGSTPSDWRSGYVDYSVSKATVESCDTPAKRKRDATESDGEATTTPNTPTAEDGKKEKKKKKKEKRVKLEEAGLDETGAEPDEPGAEPETEVVDSAKKKKKKKKVKDGEASE is encoded by the exons atgctaacacatcAGGACTATGTCAG GTCGGGTTTCATCAACCTGGACAAGCCGGCGAACCCGTCGTCTCACGAGGTGGTGGCGTGGATCCGGAGGATCCTGCGCGTGGAGAAGACAGGTCACAGCGGGACGCTCGACCCGAAGGTCACCGGCTGTCTGATCGTGTGCGTGGATCGAGCCACGCGGATGGTCAAGTCCCAGCAGAGCGCCG gtaaAGAGTATGTGGGGATCGTTAGGCTTCACAACGCCATCGAGAGCGAGCACACGCTGGCCCGG GCGTTGGAGACGCTGACCGGCGCTCTGTTCCAGCGGCCGCCGCTCATCGCCGCTGTCAAACGACAACTGAGGGTCCGAACGGTCTACGAGAGCAAACTGATAGAATACGACCCTGAGAGGAGGCTAG GGATCTTCTGGGTGAGCTGCGAGGCGGGAACCTACATCCGGACTCTGTGCGTCCACCTGGGCCTGATGCTCGGGGTCGGAGGTCAGATGCAGGAGCTGAGGAGAGTCCGGTCCGGCGTGCTGGGAGAGAAG gaccACATGGTGACGATGCACGACGTGATGGACGCTCAGTGGCAGTTTGACCACAACAAAGACGAGACGTACCTGAGGAGGGTCGTCTTCCCGCTGGAGAAGCTGCTGGTGTCCCACAGACGGCTGGTGATGAAGGACAGCGCT GTGAACGCCATCTGTTACGGGGCGAAGATCATGCTGCCGGGTGTCCTCCGCTACGAAGACGGCATCGAGATGAACCAGGACATCGTCGTCATAACGACGAAGGGCGAGGCCATCTGCACAG GTGTCGCTCTGATGACGACCGCCGTCATCTCCACGTGTGATCACGGCGTGGTGGCGAAGATCAAGAGGGTGATCATGGAGAGAGACACGTATCCTCGGAAGTGGGGTCTGGGACCGAAG GCCAGtcagaagaagatgatgattCAGAAAGGACTCCTGGACAAACACGGCAAGCCCAACGGCAGCACGCCGAGCGACTGGAGGAGCGGGTACGTGGACTACAG CGTCTCCAAGGCGACCGTGGAGTCATGTGACACTCCAGCGAAG AGGAAGCGGGATGCGACGGAGAGCGACGGCGAAGCGACGACGACGCCCAACACTCCGACGGCAGAGGAcgggaagaaagagaagaagaagaagaagaaagagaagagggtGAAACTGGAGGAGGCGGGGCTCGATGAGACGGGGGCGGAGCCTGATGAGCCGGGGGCGGAGCCTGAGACGGAG gttGTCGATAGcgccaaaaagaaaaagaagaagaagaaggtgaaaGACGGCGAGGCGTCGGAGTGA